The following proteins are co-located in the Frigidibacter mobilis genome:
- a CDS encoding type II toxin-antitoxin system ParD family antitoxin: MSTMNISLPEQMKTWVETRAEQGPFANSSDYIRELIRRDQARQQAITTLQTALDEGLNSGPAEVFDPEAFLRARRG, from the coding sequence ATGTCCACCATGAACATCTCGCTGCCCGAACAGATGAAAACCTGGGTCGAGACCCGGGCTGAACAGGGACCCTTCGCCAATTCCAGCGACTATATCCGCGAGCTGATCCGGCGCGATCAGGCGCGCCAGCAGGCCATCACCACTCTGCAGACGGCACTCGACGAAGGGCTGAACAGCGGCCCCGCCGAGGTTTTCGATCCCGAGGCCTTCTTGCGGGCCCGGCGGGGCTGA
- a CDS encoding acetyl-CoA carboxylase carboxyltransferase subunit alpha, translating into MNYLEFEKPLAEIEGKAEELRALARKNEEMDVEKEAVALDRKAETLLRDLYKDLTPWRKCQVARHPDRPHCKDYIEALFTEYTPLAGDRNFADDHSVMGGLARFNDIPVMVIGHEKGNDTKSRIERNFGMARPEGYRKAIRLMDMAHRFGLPVITLVDTPGAYPGKGAEERGQSEAIARTTQKCLELGTPLIAVIIGEGGSGGAVAFATANRIAMLEHSIYSVISPEGCASILWKDAEKMREAAEALRLTAQDLLKLGVIDRIVQEPVGGAQRAPREAIDAVGKAIEAMLKELSGKKPDALIKDRRQKFLDMGSKGLAA; encoded by the coding sequence ATGAACTATCTCGAATTCGAAAAGCCGCTGGCCGAGATCGAAGGCAAGGCCGAAGAGCTTCGGGCACTGGCGCGCAAGAACGAAGAGATGGACGTGGAGAAGGAGGCCGTCGCGCTTGACCGCAAGGCCGAGACGCTGCTGCGCGATCTCTACAAGGATCTGACGCCCTGGCGCAAATGCCAGGTGGCGCGGCACCCTGACCGTCCGCATTGCAAGGATTATATCGAGGCGCTGTTCACCGAATACACGCCGCTGGCCGGCGACCGGAATTTTGCCGATGACCATTCGGTGATGGGCGGCCTCGCCCGGTTCAACGACATCCCGGTGATGGTGATCGGCCACGAGAAGGGCAATGACACCAAAAGCCGGATCGAGCGCAATTTCGGCATGGCCCGCCCCGAAGGCTATCGCAAGGCGATCCGGCTGATGGACATGGCGCACCGCTTCGGCCTGCCGGTCATCACGCTGGTCGACACCCCCGGCGCCTATCCCGGCAAGGGCGCGGAAGAGCGCGGCCAGTCCGAGGCCATCGCCCGCACCACGCAGAAATGCCTCGAACTCGGCACCCCGCTGATCGCCGTCATCATCGGCGAGGGCGGATCGGGCGGCGCCGTGGCCTTTGCCACCGCCAACCGCATCGCCATGCTGGAGCATTCCATCTATTCGGTGATCTCGCCCGAGGGCTGCGCCAGCATCCTGTGGAAGGACGCCGAGAAGATGCGCGAGGCTGCCGAGGCGCTGCGCCTGACCGCGCAGGACCTGCTGAAGCTGGGCGTGATCGACCGCATCGTCCAGGAACCCGTCGGCGGCGCACAGCGCGCCCCGCGCGAGGCGATCGACGCGGTGGGCAAGGCGATCGAGGCGATGCTGAAGGAACTGTCGGGCAAGAAGCCTGACGCGCTCATCAAGGACCGCCGCCAGAAGTTCCTCGACATGGGCAGCAAGGGCCTCGCCGCCTGA
- a CDS encoding type II toxin-antitoxin system RelE/ParE family toxin yields the protein MPIRLTPRARQDLEAIWTHGAAEWGAARADAYLIALSHLFDLIVEFPEMSPLRPEFTPPVRLHPHGAHLVVHLEDDLGVLIVRVIGNRQDLLAALDG from the coding sequence GTGCCCATCCGCCTGACACCGCGCGCAAGGCAGGATCTGGAAGCAATCTGGACCCACGGCGCCGCCGAGTGGGGAGCGGCGCGCGCCGATGCCTACCTGATTGCACTGTCGCATCTGTTTGATCTGATTGTCGAGTTTCCCGAAATGTCACCGCTGCGCCCGGAGTTCACGCCGCCCGTCCGCCTGCATCCGCATGGCGCGCATCTGGTCGTGCATCTTGAGGATGACTTGGGGGTGCTGATCGTGCGGGTGATCGGGAACCGGCAGGATCTGCTGGCGGCGCTGGACGGATAA
- a CDS encoding GTPase family protein yields MRHRFERLWQKLSAPAGSGEGAADLPPELAARPLPVIWLLGKTGAGKSTLVRALTGLPQVEVGNGFAPCTRASAQFDFPQGLPLMRFLDTRGLGEAGYDPAEDLALCQKAAHVILVVARLDDPVQGEVADVLATLRRRQGKLRALVVHTGADLLGTRRNASAPAPARKGCSTRLRARRCRRWSCPCPRWTRSRPRRWRR; encoded by the coding sequence GTGAGACATCGGTTCGAACGCCTGTGGCAGAAGCTCTCGGCCCCTGCCGGTTCGGGCGAGGGCGCGGCAGACCTGCCGCCGGAGCTGGCGGCCCGGCCGCTGCCGGTGATCTGGCTGCTGGGCAAGACCGGCGCGGGCAAGTCCACGCTGGTGCGGGCGCTGACCGGCCTGCCGCAGGTCGAGGTCGGCAATGGCTTTGCGCCCTGCACCCGCGCCTCGGCGCAGTTCGATTTCCCGCAGGGCCTCCCGCTGATGCGGTTCCTGGATACCCGCGGACTGGGCGAGGCGGGCTATGACCCGGCCGAGGATCTGGCGCTGTGCCAGAAGGCCGCGCATGTGATCCTGGTGGTGGCGCGGCTCGATGATCCGGTGCAGGGCGAGGTGGCCGATGTGCTGGCCACGCTGCGGCGCCGGCAGGGCAAGCTGCGGGCGCTGGTGGTGCATACCGGCGCCGACCTGCTGGGGACGCGCAGGAACGCTTCCGCGCCCGCGCCCGCACGCAAGGGCTGTTCGACAAGGCTGCGGGCGCGCCGCTGCCGCAGGTGGAGCTGTCCCTGCCCGCGCTGGACCCGATCCCGCCCGAGGCGGTGGCGCCGCTGA
- the sugE gene encoding quaternary ammonium compound efflux SMR transporter SugE, translated as MPASPWVLVLIAGLLEVAWALGLKWSDGFTRLLPTTLTILGALASFFLLAQAMKSLPVGTAYAVWTGIGALGTATLGMALFGEPATLMRMAGVALIVSGIIALKLA; from the coding sequence ATGCCCGCAAGCCCTTGGGTTCTGGTCCTGATCGCCGGCCTGCTGGAGGTTGCCTGGGCGCTTGGCCTGAAATGGTCCGACGGCTTCACCCGCCTGCTGCCGACCACGCTGACGATCCTCGGCGCGCTGGCCAGCTTCTTCCTGCTGGCACAGGCGATGAAATCGCTGCCCGTCGGCACCGCCTATGCCGTCTGGACCGGGATCGGCGCGCTTGGCACCGCCACGCTTGGCATGGCGCTGTTCGGCGAGCCGGCGACGCTGATGCGCATGGCCGGGGTCGCGCTGATCGTGTCGGGCATCATCGCACTGAAACTGGCCTAA